TTGATTTAGCTGTTTCTGGTGTTGATTCGATCGTCTTTATGGACTTATTAGCTGATGCAGAAAATCTCACTCAATTTTCCTTGGATTTAGTGCGTTGGGAAGAGTTGTGTGATCCATTCCAAAGGATTATTTCAATGAAGGGAACGGTAGTCTATGGAAGATCTCTTACTCTTAATTGCTGAAATACAGGAAGGTCAGGCCGTTTTAGACAAGTTGCACCGTTTATACAAGACCTACGAATCCTCCTTTAGCAATCTTGAACAGCGTGATTTGAGAGATGCGGTGCTACTCTCTGACATTTTGTGTAATACCTACACCTGCTGTGAAACGATTTTTCTTCGTATTTCTAGGCTTTTTGAAAATCATTTAGATGAGTCTCAGTGGCATAAGGAGCTTCTGAAAAAGATGCGAGTGGAAATTCCTGGCATTCGCAAGGCTCTCCTCACCCATGAGTCTTATCAACTGTTAGACGAACTCAGACGGTTCCGACACTTCAAACGCTACTACTATGACTTTGACTACGACTGGTTGCGACTGGATTACCTAAGCGCGGTTTATAACCAGTTAGTCCCCTTGCTGGAATGTCAACTAGCTGAGTACATTCATTTTTTACGAGATTTACACAGTCAAAGCCCTCATCCAGTTTAAAGTCCAGAATGCTTCAGATTGAGTACTACAGCAGTCCTAAATGGGTCGTGTGGTGTGCCCCCGGAGGGGGCACACCACACCAAGGGTTTCAGCCATCGAGATGCCTACAACTGATTTAGGGTTGCTGTATAGTGATCCGACGTGAAATCTGAATACTCTTGCTCCCCTCTCCCGGGTCCATCCAACTTTAGACGGGCCAGAGGCCCATCCTACCCAA
The nucleotide sequence above comes from Prochlorothrix hollandica PCC 9006 = CALU 1027. Encoded proteins:
- a CDS encoding ribonuclease toxin HepT-like protein; this encodes MEDLLLLIAEIQEGQAVLDKLHRLYKTYESSFSNLEQRDLRDAVLLSDILCNTYTCCETIFLRISRLFENHLDESQWHKELLKKMRVEIPGIRKALLTHESYQLLDELRRFRHFKRYYYDFDYDWLRLDYLSAVYNQLVPLLECQLAEYIHFLRDLHSQSPHPV